In Eremothecium gossypii ATCC 10895 chromosome V, complete sequence, the genomic stretch CGTTGGCATCAATTATGTTCAGGATTCCACCAAAAAATCAGGCCAAAGATTAGTCGGTGATGTGGACTTCGAATCGGCAAAGGAGAAGGCTTCTCACATCACGCCTGTACCTGGCGGCGTGGGTCCTATGACCGTGGCCATGCTGGTGCAAAATGTCTTGACTGCAGCAAAAAGATCGTTGCAGAAGGACGCAGAGGTGCCAGTGATCACACCACTGCCTGTGAATTTTGAGATGCCTGTGCCATCGGATATCGATATATCAAGGAAACAGAATCCGAAACATATTTCTCAGGTGGCAGCCGAGTTGGGTATTAGGGATCACGAGCTGGAGTTGTTTGGGCATTATAAAGCCAAGATTTCTCCAAAACTCCTCCAAAGATTGCATGCTAACCAAAATGCAAACTATGTCTTAGTTGCTGGGATTACACCGACCCCTCTAGGAGAGGGAAAGTCGACCACCACTATGGGGCTAGTCCAAGCGCTTTCCGCTCACCTAGGCAAACGGGCTATTGCAAACGTTCGTCAACCTTCAATGGGACCCACGTTTGGAGTCAAGGGAGGCGCGGCAGGCGGGGGTTACGCCCAGGTCATTCCAATGGATGAGTTCAACTTGCATTTGACAGGCGACATCCACGCCATTTCAGCCGCCAACAATCTGCTAGCCGCAGCCATAGATACAAGGATGTTTCACGAACACACGCAAAAGAACGATGCTACTTTTTATAACAGATTGGTGCCCAAGAAGGGCGGCTCGCGGAAGTTCACGAAATCAATGCTGAAGAGGCTCCAGAAGCTGGGAATTAACAAAACAGACCCAGACAGTTTGTCTCCAAAAGAAATCAAACGATTTGCACGCCTAAACATAGACACGGATACCATCACTATCAAACGGGTGGTTGATGTCAACGATAGACTTCTACGGCAGATTACGATCGGCCAAGCTCATACTGAGAAGGGTTTTACCAGAACCACCGGGTTTGATATCACTGTTGCATCTGAATTGATGGCCATTTTGGCACTTTCTAAGGACTTCGCTGATATGAGAGAACGTGTAGGTCGCATGGTTGTCGCTGCGAATCTAGACGGCGAGCCGATTACAGCAGAAGATGTAGGCTGTGCTGGAGCTGTTGCTGCCCTTCTGAAGGACGCTATCAAGCCAACACTAATGCAGTCTTTGGAAGGCACCCCTGTTTTAGTCCATGCAGGGCCGTTCGCCAACATCTCTATCGGAGCCTCCTCAGTAATTGCTGACAGAATTGCCCTGAAGTTGGTGGGCACTTCTCCACATTCTCCGGAAGGCACCGACGCCGGCTATGTGGTTACCGAGGCCGGATTCGACTTTACAATGGGCGGAGAACGATTCCTGAACATAAAGTGCCGCTCCTCAGGCTTGAAGCCAAATACTATCGTCATCGTGGCCACTGTCCGTGCCCTGAAGCTGCACGGCGGTGGCCCTGAGGTAAAGCCGGGCCAGCCACTTACTCCCCACTATACTGAGGAAAACCTCGAGCTAGTCACAAGAGGTGCGGCCAACCTGCAGAAGCAAATAAGAAATGCCAAGCTTTTCGGGGTCCCTGTCGTAGTCGCTGTGAACAGGTTTGAGTCAGACACTGACGCAGAAATTGAGATTATTCAGAAGGCGGCGAAGGAGGCTGGTGCACATGACGCCATCGCTGCAAATCACTGGGCCGAAGGCGGAAAAGGAGCAGTCACGCTGGCCGAAGCCGTCATCAACTCATGCAAACAACCCAGTTCTTTTAAGTTCCTTTATGACGTCGATCAACCTGTGACAGAAAAGCTCTCCACCATTGTTCGGAAAATGTATGGCGGTTCCGCGATAGATCTCTCTCCTACGGCGCAAAAGAAGATTGCCTTGTACACGGCCCAAGGTTTTGATAAACTACCTATCTGTATCGCGAAAACTCAGTACTCCCTGTCCCATGATGCCACTTTGAAGAACGTCCCCTCCGATTTTGTGTTCCCCATAAGGGATATCAGGGCTTCCATTGGAGCGGGCTACCTGTACGCGCTAGCGGCAGAGATTCAAACTATCCCCGGTCTCTCCACTAACGCAGGCTACATGAATGTTGAAGTCAGTGATGACGGCGAGATTGAAGGTCTTTTCTAGGTCTACGATTACGTATGCTTAGCCACCCCCGCTCATATACATAATTATGTTGAACAGGCATGCTCAGGCTGCGTTCCCTGTAGTGCACCCGTTAGTGCGCATGGGCCCCGAAGCCGTTGCTTTTAGAACCGGCATGCGACACATACCGGAGACATTACTTTAGCGTCGCAGTGACAGTTATGTCCCGAGACGCTGGCATGCAATCGATGTCGAGCCTAGTGAGTCAGAAACGGAGTCAGTGTCTTCAGACACACAAGCGAAATCAGGGTCAGCTTTGACTAAACCTAAAAACCATAGTGCATTACGTCCGACTGTATCTTCACATAAAGTTAGGGAGGAGAATCAAAGCAAGGTAGCATAACAAAGTATGGATTTGATGGTCATAAATAAGGACGACTGGGTATATGTACAGTCCGAGGGCGACCACAGCGGCGATCACACTTATTTTGAGAGCACAATCACCTCATCGCTTCGAGACACAAAGCGGCACGCGCTATTCCCGCCCATAGTCAGGGAGCAGTTCATCCAGGGGAAAGATATGTGCCTACCAATCTACCACGACGGGATAAAAGAGCAGGCAGCGCTCGAGTACGACGGCACAGGCGCGCTATGCGGCCTTTGACACGCTGTGGCACCACGCCGCCACACAGCACGCAATAAACGGGCAACGTATATTGCTGATATACCTCGATACTTATTATTAGAAAAAACCTGCGTTTGCAGGCTTTTATACTACATAAAGACAGGATGAAAAACGTAGATAGATCAGAGTACGCTATGGTTTCAGGTTGATAATTTATACAAAATGCGCGCCATTGGAGGAACCCTCCAGTGCTTAGGCATCTTCCTTTAGCAAAGCCTCTCTCTTTTCAGCGATTCTTTGAGCTCTTCTCTCTCTGGCAGCTCTGTTCTTCAATCTTCTGGCCTCAGCCTCCTCCTTCAAGGCCTTCTCACGCTGAGCATCAGCCTTGGCCTGGATAATGTGTTCGACCAAGGATCTCTTGTGCTTGAAGGTGTTACCCTTGGCAGCCTTGTACAAAGAGTGGTACAAGTGTCTGTCGATCTTGCCGGCGTCTCTGTACTTAGCCAACAATCTTCTCAAGACACGCAATCTTCTGATCCAGACGACCTGGGATGGCAGTCTAGCCTCCTTGGTACCCTTTCTCTTACCGTAACCGGTGTGACGGCCGTTTCTCTTGGACTCAGCCATGGCTCTGGTTCTGGATCTAGAGTGAACTCTGGTTGGCTTCTTGACAATGGTGCCGTTCTTGACCAACTTTCTGATGGCGTTTCTGGAGTTGGCCTGGGCAATCTCGGCGGTCTCAGAAGGATCCATCCAGATCTTTCTCTTGCCGACGCCAACAACAGAGGCAGCTAGTCTCTTCTGGGTTCTCAAGTTAGCCCTGTAACATCTGTTAGTTCCTACCCTTGTGCGCATCTTCACTGGTATACCTCCTGCACAGGCCACCATACGTGGGGCGCTCAGCCTGCCGGCCCGTCTCAATCATCGCGGCTCCTTCTCAACGATACTGGTCCCAATCGTCACCCAAGCATCTAGAATCAGCCCTCCTGAAACTTCCATATACCCTCAGTAGACCAGCGAACAGATATATCCCTCCAATACATACATTTTGCTTTGTGTCCTATCGTCTAGCAGTCAAGTATAGGATGTTCGTGGACGTTCTTAGTAAATGCGATTTTTTCTTAGGCGGGCTTCGCCCTCTGCCACCGGTTGGGGCATAGGCTCACGCCATGCGGGGGTGGGGGAGGGGAGTCCACCAGTGAgtgccgccggcgcgccgAGCCCCTCCCACCCTCGGGCTAGACGGGCGGCTGCCGGCCCGGGCAGGAGCCTGCCCACCTCAGTCGCTGCGATTCTGGAAAAAAAACAAATACAGAAAATGTACGGATGTATGTGTATGGGTGTGCAGTCACGGTCATCAAGGCGGTGAAAACTTTCAGGCCATCTCGCGGTCTCTCTAGATACTCAATACTCTAGACTACGCGAGCAGCTAGCTAACCTTATCTCTTCTGTTCTTTGGAAATTAGAACCATGGCTAAGTCTCTCCGCGCCAAGACGCATCTTAAGGCGAAATCAGTGAAACGCAAGGGCGTATTCCAGAAGACTACCGATGAGCGCGCTCAACGCCTCGCTGAGAAGTTGAAGTCGAACCTGCTCGAGCAGAAAGCGGGGGCCCAGCCGGATGGGAAGATGGAAATAGACGGGGATAGTACAGCAAGCACGGAGAAGGTCGCGAAGGTGAGCACCTCCGGCTGGAGGGACGCCAGGCACCTGAATTACAAAAGAGCCAAGAAGTTGAGAAAAACGAAGCACAAGGGCTCCTTTGTCAAGTTCTAGGACGCTTGACCCGACAACCGATGTTTCCTGTTTGTTGCTGTACTACAGCTGGTTAGAGCAAAAGGCGCCACGTGGGCCCGCAGGACGTTTACACTGTAAGTGATGTAGCTCTGTACATACTAGAGAAAGCTACAGACCTGCGCCAGCCCCGATGCCTGCTAGGATCTGTCTCCATTTGGAAAGGCACATTCGCATATCCCTTCGGGTGATGGTACTCCGTCGGAGTTCTAGAATATGCGCGTACGCGCAAAACGCTGTTCCGCATCTcggcgcggcgctggagcaAATTTGCATGATCATCTTCTACGCAACCTGACGTGGCCGTTGGTCCGAGCCAACAGTAGTCTCACCCATTCCCGTGGTATTGTGGCACGTTTGAACTATTATCGTTGACAATCGGCATTGGGAAGGCGTTAGCACTGCCTTGTTGATTGTGATGGATCCCTGTTAGGCGATTCAGCCAGCATTGGAAATATCTTTGTGGTCTGGCGTGTTGGACCCAGCGTGTCGGCGGGACAAGTCCGGAAGGTGTGATCACCCCACATCGTCCAAAGACGTCATGATGGAGTAGCCTTGTTTCTTTTCACATTATAATAACTCAGTTCTACTAATAACAATAAACTTACATATACATGAAACGATTTAAATGTCGTAGTCATTCACCTTCGCATCTGCGCCGACGATTGTGTCGAGATCAGAGCTTAATGCCGGTCCCTAATTAGTAAATGTATTCTTTCTTGTCCTGCAAGCCGGCTCGCACAGCATGAATGAAGAAGATTCCCCGATACTGCCAGATCGGTTAGGCGATATATTCGCCGTGCTTCGAAGCACATTCGGTGAAGTTGGTGGTCCGCTGGCAGAGGAGGACACAGAGTTGAAGCGCTCCTTGGTGTCTGCCTTAAAGTTGTAGACACTGTCCCGTTTCGCCTTGGCCTTTGCACGCCGCTCACGGCGCAATCTGGACTGCATCATGTAGTAGGTCGCGCGACGGATGATGGTCTCTAGGACAGGCTTATCATATTCGGGATACTTAACCTTGACACGTTTATGAAGCTGGTCCAGAAGCTGATTACGGTAGTCCTTCGAGGTATCGCGCACCCATGTTTTATATCCCAGAGGATAGTGTAAGTCGTTCTCCAGAATGTCGAGCACGAAGCGCTCGCGCCGCAAGGCCTCCTCGGCTGAGCCTAGCTTTAGCACCTCTGCTAGGCCCTGCGCGGACAGCCTGGAGTCTGAAACCTTTTTGGCAGTAGATATTACAGTCGGCAAGCTCGTCGATCGGCGCGAGCAGCGGCGCTGACGAGGAACCCGTCCCTGTGATCCGCTTCCATAGCCCccatcatcatcatcatcgtcgtcgtcggcATCTGCTTCCGCATCTGCTTCCGCATATTCGTCCCCTTCCGAAACATACCGGTATGTCTGTCCGAAACTGcctccgctgctgctgcggctgctcactgcgctgctcgccgcggtctccagcgccggcggcgcctTCGGCTTCACAGTGTTCTCGGCAGCTGGCACCACGTGCAACGGATCCTCCAGTTTTAGCGCCGTGGGGAATGAAAGTGGAGACACCCGCTCTGTCTCGCtcgccggcggcagcgacgCCAGACCGGCGCACGCCGAGTACGACATCAGAGGGTCGACGTTCGGCGTCAAAAGCGCCGCCACGCTCGGCTCCATGGGCTGGGCCGGCCCGTTATCCAGCGACGACGTCCGCGTCATCATCACGCCGCGTGTCCCGGACGTCGAAAACAGATCCACATCGTAGAACGGCGCGCCGCCGAACGCAGACCCCTCCGTCGACATGCTCGAGTACGACAGCACCGAGGAGTTGCCCGGCGCGTCCATCGGCACGCCGCCCGTCCACGGCAGCCCGGCCGACGGGTACCCGAAGCCCACCTCTGTCTTCGCCGCGGAGTCTACCCGCCCACGTGACTCCTCGCCCTCCCCTGAGTCATCCAAAAACACCAAGTTGTTCTCAAACAAACTGTAGTCCTCGACACCGGAAAACAACATCGCCCTGTTCCAGTCACCGCAGTGTATTTATTATGTGCTCCCTTCAACTCGCCCGTTTGTACCTCGCCTGCTCGTCCGCGTCTTAATATATCCTGCGCTCCACTCGCGCTCCCGCTCAGCAGTATATATACCATAAGTACATATCTGGTAACTCGCTATTCCTTTGTTC encodes the following:
- a CDS encoding uncharacterized protein (Syntenic homolog of Saccharomyces cerevisiae YBL028C), translated to MAKSLRAKTHLKAKSVKRKGVFQKTTDERAQRLAEKLKSNLLEQKAGAQPDGKMEIDGDSTASTEKVAKVSTSGWRDARHLNYKRAKKLRKTKHKGSFVKF
- a CDS encoding AER178W-Ap (NOHBY542; No homolog in Saccharomyces cerevisiae; Syntenic homolog of Saccharomyces kluyveri SAKL0B06622g), encoding MDLMVINKDDWVYVQSEGDHSGDHTYFESTITSSLRDTKRHALFPPIVREQFIQGKDMCLPIYHDGIKEQAALEYDGTGALCGL
- the MIS1 gene encoding trifunctional formate-tetrahydrofolate ligase/methenyltetrahydrofolate cyclohydrolase/methylenetetrahydrofolate dehydrogenase MIS1 (Syntenic homolog of Saccharomyces cerevisiae YBR084W (MIS1)), translating into MLRTFTEWSILRSNTQLGAFSCPVRRHYHLISGKSIAKTIRDNALREVKEIRQQVPDFNPKLKILQVGSRPDSSAYVRMKLKASTESGVECDVEKLPEDITQLELLRKIEKINSDAEVHGILIQLPLPKHLDEVTVTNAVDHEKDVDGFHRYNVGELAKRGGKPYFLPCTPNACIQLLKECGVEIRGKQAVVIGRSDIVGTPVATMLKNLDATVTVAHRHTTNLPQVLSTADIVVAACGVPNYIKGEWLKDGAVVIDVGINYVQDSTKKSGQRLVGDVDFESAKEKASHITPVPGGVGPMTVAMLVQNVLTAAKRSLQKDAEVPVITPLPVNFEMPVPSDIDISRKQNPKHISQVAAELGIRDHELELFGHYKAKISPKLLQRLHANQNANYVLVAGITPTPLGEGKSTTTMGLVQALSAHLGKRAIANVRQPSMGPTFGVKGGAAGGGYAQVIPMDEFNLHLTGDIHAISAANNLLAAAIDTRMFHEHTQKNDATFYNRLVPKKGGSRKFTKSMLKRLQKLGINKTDPDSLSPKEIKRFARLNIDTDTITIKRVVDVNDRLLRQITIGQAHTEKGFTRTTGFDITVASELMAILALSKDFADMRERVGRMVVAANLDGEPITAEDVGCAGAVAALLKDAIKPTLMQSLEGTPVLVHAGPFANISIGASSVIADRIALKLVGTSPHSPEGTDAGYVVTEAGFDFTMGGERFLNIKCRSSGLKPNTIVIVATVRALKLHGGGPEVKPGQPLTPHYTEENLELVTRGAANLQKQIRNAKLFGVPVVVAVNRFESDTDAEIEIIQKAAKEAGAHDAIAANHWAEGGKGAVTLAEAVINSCKQPSSFKFLYDVDQPVTEKLSTIVRKMYGGSAIDLSPTAQKKIALYTAQGFDKLPICIAKTQYSLSHDATLKNVPSDFVFPIRDIRASIGAGYLYALAAEIQTIPGLSTNAGYMNVEVSDDGEIEGLF
- a CDS encoding 60S ribosomal protein eL19 (Syntenic homolog of Saccharomyces cerevisiae YBR084C-A (RPL19A) and YBL027W (RPL19B); 1-intron) encodes the protein MANLRTQKRLAASVVGVGKRKIWMDPSETAEIAQANSRNAIRKLVKNGTIVKKPTRVHSRSRTRAMAESKRNGRHTGYGKRKGTKEARLPSQVVWIRRLRVLRRLLAKYRDAGKIDRHLYHSLYKAAKGNTFKHKRSLVEHIIQAKADAQREKALKEEAEARRLKNRAARERRAQRIAEKREALLKEDA
- a CDS encoding uncharacterized protein (Syntenic homolog of Saccharomyces cerevisiae YBL029W) — protein: MLFSGVEDYSLFENNLVFLDDSGEGEESRGRVDSAAKTEVGFGYPSAGLPWTGGVPMDAPGNSSVLSYSSMSTEGSAFGGAPFYDVDLFSTSGTRGVMMTRTSSLDNGPAQPMEPSVAALLTPNVDPLMSYSACAGLASLPPASETERVSPLSFPTALKLEDPLHVVPAAENTVKPKAPPALETAASSAVSSRSSSGGSFGQTYRYVSEGDEYAEADAEADADDDDDDDDGGYGSGSQGRVPRQRRCSRRSTSLPTVISTAKKVSDSRLSAQGLAEVLKLGSAEEALRRERFVLDILENDLHYPLGYKTWVRDTSKDYRNQLLDQLHKRVKVKYPEYDKPVLETIIRRATYYMMQSRLRRERRAKAKAKRDSVYNFKADTKERFNSVSSSASGPPTSPNVLRSTANISPNRSGSIGESSSFMLCEPACRTRKNTFTN